Proteins encoded within one genomic window of Paraglaciecola psychrophila 170:
- a CDS encoding IclR family transcriptional regulator, with protein MLVVLQQRRYVSLEQGSDRYTLTLKMFGLAHRFPPVKRLTSESAPVLRRLSYDIEQSCHLVIYYEGKGHVVVQQNSPSERVFSVRLGAEAPLMNTCSGHLLLAFADEYTRQQMLSRIPVHHLNEDVLDMDKMVRKVLSQGYESIHSAQAQGIQDIGYPVFDYQDQAVAALIVPYFKYLDGSHQTVVEDSHSIIKQAARDISVALGYDPD; from the coding sequence ATGTTAGTGGTGCTGCAGCAGCGGAGATATGTATCACTAGAGCAGGGCAGTGATAGGTACACCCTCACTCTAAAAATGTTTGGTTTAGCACATCGTTTCCCACCAGTAAAAAGGCTGACTAGTGAATCTGCCCCTGTGCTGCGTAGGTTGTCTTATGATATCGAACAATCCTGCCATCTTGTTATTTATTATGAAGGGAAAGGGCATGTAGTAGTCCAACAAAACTCGCCTTCTGAACGGGTATTTAGCGTGCGATTGGGTGCAGAAGCGCCTTTAATGAATACTTGCTCAGGGCATTTGTTATTGGCGTTTGCTGATGAATATACTCGTCAACAAATGTTAAGTCGTATCCCTGTACATCACCTTAATGAAGATGTTTTAGATATGGATAAAATGGTACGGAAGGTGTTGAGCCAGGGTTATGAAAGTATTCATAGTGCCCAAGCACAGGGCATTCAGGATATTGGCTATCCAGTTTTTGATTATCAAGACCAAGCGGTAGCTGCTTTGATTGTGCCTTACTTTAAATATTTAGATGGATCTCACCAAACAGTCGTGGAAGATTCCCATAGTATAATTAAACAAGCTGCTAGAGATATTTCTGTCGCATTAGGATACGACCCTGATTAA
- a CDS encoding TonB-dependent receptor plug domain-containing protein, with protein sequence MKLTTSTNRYNKNKITKVINTTISTATLTTMLFANVGFAQDQEGKVEIINVSGIRILKAQDLKRGAELVVDAISADDLGKFSDAAISDAVQRIPGVQIERNDGGQEGDRVSIRGLGPTYVTTTVNGKTALSSGTEGLSNLRSFNLEVIPTNIISSIVVKKTPTASDPESGLAGTVELITRKPLDGSQYRDNKNYFGSLTFSR encoded by the coding sequence ATGAAACTAACAACTAGTACAAACCGCTATAATAAAAATAAAATTACTAAAGTTATTAATACAACAATCTCAACTGCGACACTCACAACCATGCTTTTTGCTAATGTAGGTTTCGCACAGGATCAAGAAGGTAAGGTTGAAATTATAAACGTTTCTGGCATCCGCATCCTTAAAGCTCAAGATTTGAAACGAGGCGCTGAGTTAGTCGTAGACGCCATTTCTGCGGATGATCTAGGTAAATTTTCAGATGCTGCAATTTCTGACGCAGTACAACGAATACCTGGTGTGCAAATTGAACGTAATGATGGAGGACAAGAGGGTGATAGAGTTTCAATTCGAGGGTTGGGCCCAACCTACGTCACTACTACCGTTAATGGCAAAACCGCGCTGTCTTCAGGTACCGAAGGTTTATCCAATTTACGCTCATTTAATCTAGAAGTTATTCCTACTAATATCATATCAAGCATTGTTGTAAAGAAAACCCCTACGGCAAGTGACCCAGAGTCAGGGCTTGCAGGCACTGTAGAGTTGATAACGAGAAAGCCTTTAGATGGAAGTCAGTATCGTGACAATAAAAACTATTTTGGCTCTTTAACTTTTTCAAGGTGA
- a CDS encoding TonB-dependent receptor, with amino-acid sequence MFGAKSADDTLGFYFYYLDSESFPGRDQLFPTVISSDIQIDNSGNGIADETVEDVFIINAIDFEPIREKQFCESLSFAVQWKVTDDFTISADTIYTSFDNSSIRNRVAPIFGPAITNSVFDPSDIVIDENNTLQSVATCGSSDDQNIKVQFIPFLFGNKTESSVSGLNFDYQASPNFNVVVDIHYSDVDYFQYLDLPILVQDIPANQVSFNSDNGLFSADLGSIDNVNYVLPPGLSLVRDFFMGGKQWGGKADFEWIIDDGFFESVEFGFRYSKDDIVSTRTRILDVAGDLTADELLNIRQAGIGASNVDYNFYPDDNVFSSFPYGNLVTFYDKIPALGESNFLGVAPAASFAFKEDVFAAYTEGNFFGKLFGLEYSANAGLQIVNVKFEGQGARVNPDNSITPTTTDNNYWEFLPSGNINFDLNDDFALRLGAAKVMSQPNPSDLVPREAANEPNNPGDIPSGQRGNAELTPTISYIFDTTLEYYNEMEGAYVVSVFYKDVNDFIFPITTRETLPGQGDTIFDVRTPANFSDGNVIGFELGFSQPFLFLPAPFDGFGLQANYTYSDSEFNKDVGDNGFGFPGSSKNNFNSILYFEKNNFGVRLSYIYRDDYFRNLPGQGAQAENSSAVFNEADERLNMNVSYNLTENISIFVDVNNITEEGRRDFLLNKSTFNGAFNRERTLTFGITGRL; translated from the coding sequence ATATTCGGTGCAAAGTCTGCTGATGATACATTAGGGTTTTATTTCTATTACCTAGATTCGGAATCATTTCCTGGGCGGGATCAATTATTTCCTACTGTTATTTCTTCAGATATTCAAATAGACAATTCAGGGAATGGAATTGCAGATGAAACTGTTGAAGATGTATTCATCATTAATGCTATAGATTTCGAACCCATTCGTGAAAAACAATTTTGTGAGTCTTTGTCATTTGCGGTTCAATGGAAAGTTACTGACGACTTTACTATTAGTGCCGACACTATTTATACATCTTTTGATAATTCCTCTATTAGAAATCGTGTTGCGCCTATTTTTGGTCCTGCAATCACCAACTCAGTGTTTGACCCTAGTGACATTGTTATTGATGAAAATAATACTTTGCAATCAGTTGCTACTTGTGGTTCTTCAGATGATCAAAATATTAAAGTACAATTTATTCCGTTCCTTTTCGGGAACAAAACAGAGTCATCTGTTAGTGGCCTAAATTTTGATTATCAGGCATCACCTAATTTCAACGTTGTTGTAGATATCCACTACTCGGATGTGGATTACTTTCAATATTTAGACCTTCCGATACTGGTACAAGATATTCCTGCAAATCAGGTCAGTTTTAATTCAGATAATGGCTTATTCAGTGCCGATTTAGGTTCGATTGACAATGTTAATTATGTGCTACCACCGGGTCTTTCATTAGTCCGAGATTTTTTCATGGGCGGCAAACAGTGGGGAGGAAAAGCAGACTTTGAATGGATAATAGATGATGGCTTTTTTGAATCGGTCGAATTTGGTTTTAGATATTCCAAAGACGATATCGTCTCAACCCGTACAAGAATTTTAGATGTTGCAGGTGATTTAACAGCCGACGAGTTATTAAATATTAGGCAAGCAGGCATTGGTGCTAGCAACGTGGATTATAACTTTTATCCAGATGACAATGTTTTTAGTAGCTTCCCTTATGGTAATCTAGTTACTTTTTATGACAAGATTCCAGCTTTAGGTGAAAGCAACTTTCTGGGCGTTGCTCCAGCGGCGTCATTTGCATTTAAAGAAGATGTATTCGCTGCATATACTGAAGGTAACTTTTTTGGGAAGCTGTTTGGTTTGGAGTATTCTGCCAATGCAGGTTTACAGATAGTTAATGTGAAGTTTGAGGGGCAAGGTGCACGTGTGAACCCAGATAACTCAATAACCCCAACAACAACGGACAACAATTACTGGGAGTTTTTACCTAGTGGTAATATAAATTTTGATTTAAATGACGATTTTGCTCTTCGTTTGGGTGCAGCAAAGGTGATGTCTCAACCTAATCCTTCAGATTTAGTACCAAGGGAAGCTGCAAATGAGCCAAATAATCCTGGAGACATACCCAGTGGACAACGGGGTAATGCTGAATTAACCCCTACCATTTCATATATCTTCGATACGACCTTAGAATATTATAATGAGATGGAAGGCGCTTATGTAGTAAGTGTGTTCTATAAAGATGTAAATGATTTTATCTTTCCGATTACAACTCGGGAAACATTGCCTGGACAGGGTGATACTATTTTTGATGTTAGAACCCCTGCGAACTTTTCAGATGGAAATGTCATAGGGTTTGAGCTTGGTTTTAGTCAACCGTTCCTGTTTCTACCTGCACCATTTGATGGATTTGGTCTTCAAGCAAATTACACATATTCAGATAGTGAGTTTAACAAAGATGTAGGTGATAACGGTTTTGGTTTTCCTGGCTCCTCAAAAAATAACTTTAATTCTATTTTATATTTTGAAAAAAATAATTTTGGTGTTCGTTTAAGTTATATATACCGTGACGATTACTTTAGGAACTTGCCTGGTCAAGGTGCTCAAGCAGAAAATTCTAGCGCTGTATTCAATGAGGCCGACGAACGTTTGAATATGAATGTAAGTTACAATTTGACGGAGAATATCTCGATTTTTGTTGACGTGAATAATATTACAGAAGAAGGGCGTCGTGATTTCTTGTTAAATAAATCTACTTTTAATGGTGCATTTAATCGAGAGCGGACCCTTACTTTTGGCATAACTGGTCGTCTATAA
- the fucP gene encoding L-fucose:H+ symporter permease has product MPQLLPQYSSQDKSIPLLSTNMLVPFILVAMLFPLWGFANDVTNPLVKAFKDIFLISNAQSSMVQFAFYLGYGIMAIPASVQQEFNFFLAALCILTCGLALLETTANPYILSMGDPATATRRLNLAQAFNPIGSLTGMFVASTLILNKLQVEEFRTAERVAHPEYAAMLPSTVDDKLTTALSEFSISDPVAHQAMQAADLITVRGLYIAIAVVVAILFCLFLFVKLPRTISHDNPLTLSELGATFKRLFKNGRCIEGVITQAFYVGAQIMCWTFVIHYGMTSVGLTASESQGYNMVAMSIFLASRFICTFLLGFFRLGQLLMLLALGGIAFSLGTIFIGGMLGLYCLIAISACMSLMFPTIYGIALKDLGDDASLGSAGLVMAIVGGALMPPMQATMIDNESFFYSIPSVQTSFLLPLICFVVISIYGYRAHKIYRA; this is encoded by the coding sequence ATGCCACAGTTATTGCCGCAATATTCTTCTCAAGATAAATCGATCCCATTATTGTCGACCAATATGCTCGTTCCTTTTATTTTGGTCGCAATGCTTTTCCCCTTGTGGGGGTTCGCCAATGATGTAACCAACCCACTAGTCAAAGCATTTAAAGATATTTTTCTTATCTCAAATGCACAAAGCAGTATGGTGCAATTTGCATTTTATTTAGGCTATGGAATTATGGCTATTCCTGCTAGCGTGCAACAGGAATTCAACTTTTTTTTAGCTGCCCTATGTATTTTAACCTGTGGATTAGCGTTATTAGAAACCACTGCCAATCCTTATATTTTATCTATGGGCGACCCAGCAACTGCAACCCGCCGTTTGAATTTGGCGCAGGCCTTTAATCCGATAGGTTCTTTAACAGGTATGTTTGTTGCCTCAACGCTAATTTTAAATAAGTTACAGGTAGAAGAGTTTCGAACTGCAGAACGTGTGGCTCATCCAGAGTACGCAGCTATGCTGCCGAGTACGGTAGACGACAAATTAACTACTGCGTTAAGTGAATTTTCCATTAGCGATCCAGTTGCGCACCAAGCTATGCAGGCTGCGGATTTGATAACCGTTCGTGGCCTTTATATTGCGATTGCTGTTGTTGTTGCTATTCTATTTTGTCTGTTTTTATTCGTTAAATTACCGCGCACTATCTCTCATGACAACCCACTGACATTAAGTGAATTAGGCGCAACTTTTAAACGTTTATTTAAAAATGGTCGCTGCATTGAAGGTGTTATCACTCAGGCTTTTTATGTGGGTGCACAAATTATGTGCTGGACCTTTGTTATTCATTACGGCATGACCTCTGTTGGTCTCACCGCGTCAGAATCCCAAGGTTATAACATGGTTGCTATGTCAATTTTCTTAGCGAGTCGCTTTATCTGTACCTTTTTGTTGGGCTTTTTCCGCCTCGGCCAGCTGCTAATGTTATTAGCATTGGGCGGCATTGCATTTTCTCTTGGTACTATATTTATTGGCGGCATGCTGGGACTGTATTGCTTAATTGCTATTTCGGCGTGTATGTCATTAATGTTTCCTACTATTTATGGTATAGCCTTAAAAGATTTGGGAGATGACGCAAGTTTAGGTTCCGCGGGTCTAGTTATGGCTATTGTAGGAGGGGCGTTGATGCCTCCTATGCAAGCGACTATGATTGATAATGAGTCGTTTTTTTATTCTATTCCTTCGGTGCAAACATCATTTTTGCTTCCCTTAATCTGTTTTGTTGTGATCAGCATTTATGGCTATCGTGCACACAAGATCTATCGCGCTTAG
- a CDS encoding L-rhamnose mutarotase: protein MKTISTQRHVLTLELIDDQELIRLYEQYHQPGGVWPEVFESIRDSGIENMQIYRLGTLLVMVLDVHASFTFEVKSKNDKANPKVQEWELLMESFQSVEVTPEKSGKSWIRFFISLIIESCLKHKSNLNDEIEI from the coding sequence TTGAAGACTATATCTACGCAACGACATGTTTTAACCCTTGAATTAATTGATGACCAAGAGTTGATTCGCTTGTATGAGCAATACCATCAACCAGGAGGAGTCTGGCCAGAAGTGTTTGAAAGTATTCGCGATTCAGGTATTGAGAATATGCAGATTTATCGTCTTGGTACCCTGTTGGTGATGGTTCTAGACGTTCACGCCAGTTTTACTTTTGAGGTTAAAAGTAAAAATGATAAGGCTAACCCAAAAGTGCAAGAATGGGAGCTGTTAATGGAGAGTTTTCAAAGCGTCGAAGTGACCCCAGAAAAGTCTGGAAAGTCATGGATCAGATTTTTCATCTCCTTGATCATTGAATCTTGCTTGAAACATAAGTCCAATCTGAATGATGAGATTGAAATCTGA
- a CDS encoding GntR family transcriptional regulator: MQKKQNGNPDTSKNSDEAKHTGNSSVSLNKAAYSKILQWIFEGKLLPGSFMSQSELSKLMDIPTQPLRDALRVLESENMLIIHPRSGIQFRKPDLEFIRNTYQFRSIIESAAARHFAQYGQDELFAKLLQEHQKLIGKVESKGITPDILNEVEALELKFHGTMIASLKNEFVEITAKRLKYYIRLIQLEHHFTPTLVTVSLMEHIDILEACINRKPEVAAQALFTHFKEALHRHMKLF, from the coding sequence ATGCAAAAAAAACAGAATGGTAACCCTGACACTTCAAAAAATTCGGATGAGGCAAAACATACTGGTAACTCGTCGGTATCTCTAAATAAAGCAGCATACAGTAAAATTTTGCAATGGATTTTTGAAGGCAAACTATTACCTGGTTCATTTATGTCTCAAAGTGAATTGTCAAAATTAATGGATATCCCTACTCAGCCATTACGTGATGCTCTTAGAGTACTCGAAAGTGAAAATATGTTAATTATTCACCCCAGATCCGGCATTCAGTTTAGAAAACCTGATTTGGAGTTTATTCGAAATACATACCAATTTCGCTCTATTATTGAAAGTGCCGCTGCTCGTCATTTTGCACAATATGGACAGGATGAACTTTTCGCTAAATTACTACAAGAACATCAGAAATTGATAGGTAAAGTGGAAAGTAAAGGGATCACTCCAGACATTCTAAATGAAGTTGAGGCTCTTGAGTTGAAGTTTCACGGCACTATGATTGCTAGTTTGAAAAACGAGTTTGTTGAAATAACCGCTAAGCGATTAAAATATTATATTAGGCTTATACAACTAGAACACCATTTTACTCCAACTTTAGTTACAGTTTCTTTGATGGAGCATATTGATATTTTAGAAGCGTGCATAAATAGGAAGCCTGAAGTCGCCGCACAAGCATTATTTACACATTTTAAAGAAGCTCTCCATCGTCATATGAAGTTGTTTTGA